One segment of Spodoptera frugiperda isolate SF20-4 chromosome 5, AGI-APGP_CSIRO_Sfru_2.0, whole genome shotgun sequence DNA contains the following:
- the LOC118271894 gene encoding SET domain-containing protein SmydA-8-like, whose product MDHENGSSTLAYRLVQTSDDDVGRHLVASHDLSPGDIVLTERPLVFGPKAMLDPEVAMPCVGCYKPVFTESGERCTKCGWPVCSGNCPGLKDPRHHGAECDILSLRPECVLKNMADYYRHDALMPLRCALLQKTDPEGWKQLLDLQSHMECRPPGSEAYEEANEFIVEYIINNFINKMDEKLRKSYEITSELLHRICGIIDTNALEIRLPQGTELSALYAVTCKMEHSCMPNTKHTSFAFNPKDRKDLYEITIKAVVPIMKNDHIATMYSHALWGTQARRQHLKDSKYFACKCPRCSDPTELGTYLSAMRCLGDENKPCDGIHLPEDPLDDETDWVCNKCPVRVSSSQVHMIMSQMGEDVEAVLMMEGSVTILENLLCRLAMFLHPNHYYMYSLKHSLVQLYGREQGYTSMDILDKKIKMCRELISITKALDPGNARLSLYNTVLQHELHSALVMKCKNMVGPKTEDMKPLLNEAKLAIDDAFKSVKDDLEEVSGKRLQSVLDDSKREFDKFCKQKKIVV is encoded by the exons ATGGATCATGAGAACGGTAGTAGTACACTGGCTTATCGTTTG GTTCAAACATCAGATGACGACGTGGGCAGACACCTCGTTGCTTCCCATGACCTGAGTCCAGGAGACATAGTGCTGACTGAAAGACCTCTTGTATTTGGGCCTAAGGCCATGCTGGATCCAGAAGTAGCTATGCCTTGCGTTGGATGCTACAAACCAGTTTTTACTGAATCTGGAGAAAGATGTACTAA ATGCGGTTGGCCTGTCTGTTCAGGCAATTGTCCAGGTCTAAAGGATCCAAGACATCATGGAGCTGAATGTGATATCCTCAGTTTGAGACCCGAATGCGTTTTGAAAAACATGGCTGATTATTACAG GCATGATGCCCTAATGCCACTACGATGTGCCTTACTACAGAAGACAGATCCAGAAGGTTGGAAGCAACTCTTGGATTTGCAGTCACACATGGAGTGTCGACCTCCAGGAAGCGAGGCCTACGA GGAGGCCAACGAATTCATCGTCGAATATATAATTAACAACTTCATAAACAAGATGGacgaaaaattaagaaaatcgTACGAAATAACTTCGGAATTACTTCATAGAATTTGTGGAATTATAGACACGAATGCTTTGGAGATTCGTTTGCCTCAAGGAACTGAACTTAGCGCTTTGTACGCTGTGACTTGCAAAATGGAACATAGTTGCATGCCTAACACGAAGCATACATCTTTTGCATTTAATCCTAAAGATAGGAAAGATCTATATGAAATAACTATAAAAGCTGTTGTTCCTATAATGAAAAACGATCACATAGCTACAATGTACAGTCATGCATTATGGGGAACGCAAGCCAGGAGACAACACTTGAAAGACTCGAAATATTTTGCCTGCAAATGTCCAAGATGTAGCGATCCGACTGAACTTGGCACATATCTAAGTGCTATGAGATGTTTAGGTGATGAAAATAAACCTTGTGATGGAATCCATTTACCAGAAGATCCTTTGGATGATGAAACTGATTGGGTTTGTAACAAATGTCCAGTAAGAGTCAGCAGTTCTCAAGTGCACATGATAATGTCACAAATGGGAGAAGATGTAGAAGCAGTTCTGATGATGGAAGGTTCTGTGACGATACTAGAGAATCTACTTTGTAGACTGGCAATGTTTCTGCACCCAAATCATTATTACATGTACTCGTTAAAGCATTCTCTAGTACAATTGTATGGAAGGGAACAAGGGTATACGTCAATGGATATTCTGGATAAGAAAATCAAAATGTGTAGAGAGCTCATTTCTATCACGAAGGCTTTAGATCCAGGCAATGCGAGACTGAGTTTGTATAATACTGTTTTGCAACATGAATTACATTCAGCCTTAGTAATGAAGTGTAAAAATATGGTTGGGCCAAAGACAGAAGATATGAAACCTTTGCTAAATGAAGCTAAATTGGCTATAGATGATGCTTTCAAGTCAGTTAAAGATGATTTGGAAGAAGTTTCTGGAAAAAGGCTACAGTCAGTATTAGATGACAGTAAAAGGGAATTTGATAAGTTTTGTAAGCAAAAGAAAATAGTAGTTTGA
- the LOC118271892 gene encoding SET domain-containing protein SmydA-8: MEQQNGANDLPYVVHTSEELGKYLVASRDLTPGDLVLTERPLVFGPKGMLDPEEVMPCVGCYKPVLTEAGERCAKCGWPVCSGNCSGLKDPRHHAAECEILSLRSECALNDMADYYRHDALLPLRCVLLQKTDPEGWKNLLEMQSHMECRTPGTEAYDEANEFIVEYLMNNFVSKLDEKQKKAYEITAELLHRICGIIDTNALEIRLPQGSELNALYAETYKMEHSCVPNTKHTFNLSPKDRKDLYKITIKAVVPILKDNHISTMYSHALWGTQARRQHLKDTKYFACQCPRCSDPTELGTYLSAMRCLGDGNNPCDGIHLPKDPLDDETDWSCNKCPAKVSNMQINMVISQMGEDVENVLMMGGSVTVLENLLFRLSTFLHPNHYHMYTIKHSLVQLYGRQPGYTSKEILEKKIKMCRELIAVTKTLDPGNARLSLYNSVLQHELHSALVMKFKNGVKDEEVKPLLTEAKLAVEDALNSLKDDMEEVSGKKLQSVIEESKHEFERLCKQKNLEI, translated from the exons ATGGAGCAACAAAACGGTGCCAATGATTTGCCTTACGTG GTTCATACTTCTGAAGAACTAGGAAAATACCTCGTCGCCTCACGGGACCTGACTCCAGGTGATCTGGTGCTGACTGAAAGACCACTGGTTTTTGGTCCTAAAGGCATGCTGGACCCTGAGGAAGTCATGCCTTGCGTTGGTTGCTACAAGCCCGTGTTGACTGAAGCTGGAGAGCGGTGTGCTAA ATGCGGATGGCCAGTTTGTTCAGGAAACTGCTCAGGGTTAAAAGACCCAAGGCATCATGCTGCTGAGTGCGAGATTCTCAGTCTGAGATCAGAATGTGCGCTCAATGATATGGCTGATTACTACAG acaCGATGCCCTACTTCCATTGAGGTGTGTGCTTCTACAGAAGACAGATCCTGAGGGTTGGAAGAATTTATTGGAAATGCAATCGCATATGGAATGTCGGACACCTGGAACAGAAGCTTATGA TGAGGCGAATGAATTCATCGTCGAATATCTAATGAACAACTTCGTGAGCAAACTCGATGAGAAACAGAAGAAGGCGTATGAAATTACTGCAGAATTACTTCACAGAATATGCGGAATCATTGATACGAATGCTTTAGAAATACGTTTGCCACAAGGATCTGAACTGAACGCTCTATACGCGGAGACTTACAAAATGGAACATAGCTGTGTTCCTAACACTAAACATACTTTCAATCTTTCACCAAAAGATAGGAAAGATTTGTACAAGATAACAATCAAAGCCGTTGTACCAATACTAAAAGACAACCACATATCGACAATGTACAGCCACGCACTATGGGGAACTCAAGCAAGAAGACAGCATTTGAAAGACACAAAATACTTCGCTTGTCAATGCCCAAGATGTAGCGACCCTACtgaattaggtacttatttaagtGCAATGAGATGTTTAGGTGATGGCAATAACCCGTGCGATGGAATCCATCTACCAAAGGATCCTTTAGATGATGAAACAGATTGGTCTTGCAACAAATGCCCAGCTAAAGTAAGcaatatgcaaataaatatggTCATATCACAAATGGGAGAAGATGTTGAAAACGTTCTGATGATGGGTGGATCAGTAACTGTCTTGGAAAACCTTCTATTTAGACTATCAACCTTTTTGCATCCGAATCATTATCACATGTATACGATTAAACATTCATTAGTGCAGTTATATGGAAGACAGCCGGGTTATACGTCGAAGGagattttagaaaagaaaattaaaatgtgtagAGAACTTATAGCTGTGACAAAAACTTTAGACCCGGGTAATGCTAGACTAAGTTTATACAACAGCGTGTTGCAGCATGAACTACATTCTGCTCTAGTCATGAAGTTCAAGAATGGTGTAAAGGATGAAGAGGTGAAACCTCTACTAACTGAAGCTAAACTAGCAGTTGAAGATGCATTAAATTCTCTTAAAGATGACATGGAAGAAGTTTCTGGTAAAAAACTACAATCTGTCATTGAAGAGAGCAAACATGAATTTGAGAGGTTATGTAAACAAAAGAATCTGGAGATCTGA
- the LOC118271893 gene encoding uncharacterized protein LOC118271893, which produces MTSLQCINCYVRLSRRRRHALSNDGEDIVNTIRLWTYLRDLHPEDKACVRCWLRVRTKDTSLNEDIQSVEPNQQESDNSELMCAACGQSLTPNNTACLLEHQQTPSMNEVCEVCWGQVCNLSFYVPDGLCCFKLK; this is translated from the exons atgacgaGTTTGCAATGCATCAATTGCTATGTTCGCTTGTCCCGAAGAAGAAGACACGCTTTATCCAATGACGGTGAAGATATCGTCAACACTATTCGTCTGTGGACATATCTTAGAGAT cttcatcCTGAAGATAAAGCTTGTGTGCGGTGTTGGTTAAGAGTGAGAACTAAGGATACTTCACTAAATGAAGATATTCAATCCGTTGAACCTAATCAGCAGGAAAGTGATAATTCTGAACTGATGTGTGCTGCATGTGGTCAAAGTCTTACTCCCAACAACACTGCTTGTTTGTTGGAGCACCAgcag acaccTTCGATGAATGAAGTTTGTGAAGTTTGCTGGGGCCAAGTATGCAATTTGAGCTTCTATGTTCCAGATGGTCTATGTTGCTTCAAGTTAAAATAA
- the LOC118271895 gene encoding trypsin-1, translating to MCRVPFFVFVFYIFCVNYGFCFINLADVECGIDVARSARIVGGVDSLPAEFPWAASVWRQGAHQCGATVLNDRWLLTAGHCVCSVFDEFYKSKQLSVVVGYTDISVKDENQPIARIIPHPDYRCNKKSNDVALLKTARQLRWSTGLQPACLPNSPAQDFSGTSATVAGWGFTNEDREKGSRPSILQKTEVTVVTNDECNSWYRSQGSKIKVIPTQMCAGHEIGGRDSCWADSGGPLMIKDDKRHMMVVGVVSTGSGCARPRMPGVYTRISRYTDWIVQSINGDTARSGLNWYPSFSSFFGRK from the exons ATGTGTCGTGtgccattttttgtttttgtgttttatattttttgtgtcaattatggattttgttttattaatt TGGCGGACGTAGAATGCGGTATCGACGTGGCTCGCAGTGCCCGTATAGTGGGCGGGGTGGACAGCCTGCCTGCCGAGTTCCCCTGGGCAGCAAGCGTGTGGAGACAGGGTGCTCATCAGTGTGGAGCCACTGTGCTCAATGATAGGTGGCTGCTGACTGCTGGACATTGCGTTTGCAG TGTTTTCGACGAGTTCTACAAATCGAAGCAGCTGTCGGTAGTAGTTGGTTACACCGATATCTCTGTCAAGGATGAAAATCAACCTATTGCCAGAATTATACCACACCCGGATtacag ATGCAACAAGAAGTCCAATGACGTAGCTCTACTGAAGACTGCGCGACAACTGCGCTGGTCAACTGGTCTCCAACCAGCCTGTCTGCCCAACTCTCCAGCGCAGGACTTCAGTGGAACATCAGCTACTGTTGCTGGATGGGGCTTTACTAACGAGGATAGAGAGAAAG GATCAAGACCCAGCATCTTACAGAAGACAGAAGTGACAGTAGTGACGAATGATGAGTGTAACAGCTGGTACAGGTCTCAAGGCAGCAAGATCAAGGTCATACCCACCCAAATGTGTGCTGGACATGAAATTGGGGGCCGTGACTCTTGCTGG GCTGACAGCGGTGGCCCACTCATGATCAAGGATGATAAACGTCATATGATGGTGGTAGGAGTAGTTTCCACTGGCAGTGGGTGTGCCAGACCCAGGATGCCTGGAGTATACACTAGAATATCGAGATACACAGACTGGATAGTACAAAGTATTAACGGAGACACAGCAAGAAGTGGTTTGAACTGGTATCCAAGTTTTAGCAGCTTTTTTGGACGAAAATGA